One region of Tachysurus fulvidraco isolate hzauxx_2018 chromosome 9, HZAU_PFXX_2.0, whole genome shotgun sequence genomic DNA includes:
- the rad51 gene encoding DNA repair protein RAD51 homolog 1 isoform X1, translating into MLTSSVERESSLSCLFVLNALVKMAMSASRVEVEADVEEDESFGPQPLNRLEQCGISASDLKKLEDAGFHTIEAVAYAPKKELLNIKGISEAKADKILGEAAKLVPMGFTTATEFHQRRAEIIQISTGSKELDKLLQGGIETGSITEMFGEFRTGKTQLCHTLAVTCQLPIDQGGGEGKAMYIDTEGTFRPERLLAVAERYGLVGSDVLDNVAYARAFNTDHQTQLLYQASAMMAESRYALLIVDSATALYRTDYSGRGELSARQCHLGRFLRMLLRLADEFGVAVVITNQVVAQVDGAAMFSADPKKPIGGNILAHASTTRLYLRKGRGETRICKIYDSPCLPEAEAMFAINADGVGDAKD; encoded by the exons TTGGTGAAGATGGCGATGAGTGCGAGTCGAGTAGAGGTGGAGGCAGACGTTGAAGAGGACGAGAGCTTCGGCCCACAGCCACTGAACCGCCTGGAG CAGTGTGGAATCAGTGCCAGTGATCTAAAGAAGCTGGAGGACGCAGGGTTCCACACCATCGAGGCCGTAGCGTACGCTCCTAAAAAAGAGCTGTTGAACATAAAAGGCATCAGTGAGGCTAAAGCTGACAAGATCCTG GGTGAAGCAGCTAAACTGGTTCCGATGGGATTCACCACAGCGACAGAGTTTCATCAGCGCAGAGCTGAGATCATCCAGATCTCCACCGGCTCCAAAGAGCTCGACAAACTGCTGCAAG gtggtatTGAGACGGGCTCCATCACAGAGATGTTCGGTGAGTTCCGTACAGGAAAGACTCAGCTGTGCCACACGCTGGCGGTGACGTGTCAGCTTCCTATCGATCAGGGGGGAGGAGAAGGGAAGGCCATGTACATCGACACTGAGGGCACCTTCAGACCTGAGAGACTGCTCGCTGTGGCagagag gtatGGACTCGTCGGCAGTGATGTTTTGGATAATGTAGCATACGCTCGAGCTTTTAACACAGATCATCAGACTCAGCTGCTCTATCAGGCTTCAGCTATGATGGCAGAGTCCAg gTATGCCCTGTTGATAGTGGACAGTGCCACTGCGCTCTACAGGACAGATTATTCAGGAAGAGGTGAGCTCTCTGCCCGTCAGTGTCATTTGGGGCGTTTCCTCCGTATGCTGCTGCGTCTCGCTGACGAG ttTGGTGTTGCCGTTGTCATCACCAATCAGGTTGTAGCGCAGGTGGACGGAGCAGCCATGTTTTCCGCAGATCCAAAAAAGCCAATTGGAGGAAATATTTTAGCACATGCCTCCACGACCAG GTTGTATTTGAGGAAGGGCCGTGGTGAAACTCGGATCTGTAAAATTTACGACTCTCCCTGCTTACCTGAGGCGGAGGCCATGTTCGCCATCAACGCGGATGGAGTAGGAGATGCTAAAGACTGA
- the rad51 gene encoding DNA repair protein RAD51 homolog 1 isoform X2 encodes MAMSASRVEVEADVEEDESFGPQPLNRLEQCGISASDLKKLEDAGFHTIEAVAYAPKKELLNIKGISEAKADKILGEAAKLVPMGFTTATEFHQRRAEIIQISTGSKELDKLLQGGIETGSITEMFGEFRTGKTQLCHTLAVTCQLPIDQGGGEGKAMYIDTEGTFRPERLLAVAERYGLVGSDVLDNVAYARAFNTDHQTQLLYQASAMMAESRYALLIVDSATALYRTDYSGRGELSARQCHLGRFLRMLLRLADEFGVAVVITNQVVAQVDGAAMFSADPKKPIGGNILAHASTTRLYLRKGRGETRICKIYDSPCLPEAEAMFAINADGVGDAKD; translated from the exons ATGGCGATGAGTGCGAGTCGAGTAGAGGTGGAGGCAGACGTTGAAGAGGACGAGAGCTTCGGCCCACAGCCACTGAACCGCCTGGAG CAGTGTGGAATCAGTGCCAGTGATCTAAAGAAGCTGGAGGACGCAGGGTTCCACACCATCGAGGCCGTAGCGTACGCTCCTAAAAAAGAGCTGTTGAACATAAAAGGCATCAGTGAGGCTAAAGCTGACAAGATCCTG GGTGAAGCAGCTAAACTGGTTCCGATGGGATTCACCACAGCGACAGAGTTTCATCAGCGCAGAGCTGAGATCATCCAGATCTCCACCGGCTCCAAAGAGCTCGACAAACTGCTGCAAG gtggtatTGAGACGGGCTCCATCACAGAGATGTTCGGTGAGTTCCGTACAGGAAAGACTCAGCTGTGCCACACGCTGGCGGTGACGTGTCAGCTTCCTATCGATCAGGGGGGAGGAGAAGGGAAGGCCATGTACATCGACACTGAGGGCACCTTCAGACCTGAGAGACTGCTCGCTGTGGCagagag gtatGGACTCGTCGGCAGTGATGTTTTGGATAATGTAGCATACGCTCGAGCTTTTAACACAGATCATCAGACTCAGCTGCTCTATCAGGCTTCAGCTATGATGGCAGAGTCCAg gTATGCCCTGTTGATAGTGGACAGTGCCACTGCGCTCTACAGGACAGATTATTCAGGAAGAGGTGAGCTCTCTGCCCGTCAGTGTCATTTGGGGCGTTTCCTCCGTATGCTGCTGCGTCTCGCTGACGAG ttTGGTGTTGCCGTTGTCATCACCAATCAGGTTGTAGCGCAGGTGGACGGAGCAGCCATGTTTTCCGCAGATCCAAAAAAGCCAATTGGAGGAAATATTTTAGCACATGCCTCCACGACCAG GTTGTATTTGAGGAAGGGCCGTGGTGAAACTCGGATCTGTAAAATTTACGACTCTCCCTGCTTACCTGAGGCGGAGGCCATGTTCGCCATCAACGCGGATGGAGTAGGAGATGCTAAAGACTGA